The following are from one region of the Camelus dromedarius isolate mCamDro1 chromosome 16, mCamDro1.pat, whole genome shotgun sequence genome:
- the DHX58 gene encoding ATP-dependent RNA helicase DHX58 isoform X2, whose protein sequence is MELRSYQWEVIMPALEGKNIIIWLPTGAGKTRAAAYVAKRHLETVDGAKVVVLVNRVHLVSQHCEEFRRMLDQRWTITTLSGDMGLRAGFGHLARSHDLLICTAELLQQALTSPEEEEHVELDAFSLLVVDECHHTHKDSVYNIILNRYLEHKLQRTRPLPQVLGLTASPGTGGASTLDGAIHHVLQDPFGDMLKELMGHIHDHLEMPELRRDFGTQTYEQQVVEKSQTAAEAGLQEQRVYMLHLRRYNDALLIHDTVRAVDALATLRDFYDRERATKTQILHAERWLLALFDDHKNQLTRLAVRGPENPKLEALEQILQKQFRSPDSPRGIIFTRTRQSAHSLLLWLQQQPGLQTVDIRAQLLIGAGNNSQSTQMTQMTQRDQLDVIHKFRTGTLNLLVATSVAEEGLDIPRCNVVVRYGLLTNEISMVQARGRARASQSVYSFVAAQGSRELRRELTNEALETLMERAVAAIQEMDQAEYEAKIRDLQRAALVKRAAQAVQRESRRRKFLAEHVQLLCINCMVVVGYGSDLRKVEGAHHVNVNPNFSIYYNISQKPVVINRVFKDWRPGGTISCRNCGENWGLQMIYKSVKLPVLKVRSMLLETPQGRVQVKKWSLVPFSVPEFDYVQHCAKKLGDLSLD, encoded by the exons ATGGAGTTGCGATCCTACCAGTGGGAGGTGATCATGCCTGCCCTGGAGGGCAAGAATATCATCATATGGCTGCCCACGGGTGCTGGGAAGACCAGGGCAGCTGCTTATGTGGCCAAGAGGCATCTAGAGACTGTGGATGGAGCCAAGGTGGTTGTACTCGTCAACAGG GTGCATCTGGTGAGCCAGCACTGTGAGGAGTTCAGACGCATGCTGGACCAACGTTGGACCATTACGACCCTGAGCGGGGATATGGGGCTACGAGCCGGCTTTGGCCACCTGGCCCGGAGCCATGACCTGCTCATCTGCACAGCTGAGCTGCTGCAGCAGGCACTGAccagcccagaggaggaggagcatgTGGAGCTGGACG ccttctctctgctcgTGGTAGATGAGTGTCACCACACGCACAAAGACTCCGTCTACAACATCATCCTGAACCGGTATCTGGAGCATAAACTCCAGAGGACACGGCCCCTGCCACAGGTGCTGGGCCTCACAGCCTCCCCAGGCACTGGCGGGGCCTCCACGCTTGATGGGGCCATTCACCACGTTCTGCAG GACCCATTTGGGGACATGCTGAAGGAGCTCATGGGCCATATCCACGACCATCTGGAGATGCCTGAGTTGAGACGAGACTTCGGGACTCAGACGTACGAGCAGCAAGTGGTGGAGAAGAGCCAGACTG CGGCTGAGGCGGGACTCCAGGAGCAGCGAGTATACATGCTTCACCTGCGTCGCTATAACGACGCGCTGCTCATCCACGACACAGTCCGCGCGGTGGATGCACTGGCCACGCTGCGAGATTTCTACGACAGGGAGCGCGCCACTAAGACCCAGATCCTGCATGCCGAGCGCTGGCTGCTGGCGCTGTTTGATG ACCACAAGAATCAGCTGACCCGCCTGGCAGTTCGTGGCCCAGAAAACCCGAAACTGGAGGCGCTGGAACAGATCCTGCAGAAGCAATTCAGGAGCCCTGACAGCCCTCGGGGCATCATCTTCACCCGAACCCGCCAGAGCGCTCACTCCCTCCTGCTCTGGCTCCAGCAGCAGCCGGGCCTGCAGACAGTGGACATCAGGGCCCAGCTGTTGATTGGGGCTGGGAACAACAGCCAGAGCACTCAGATGACCCAGATGACCCAG AGGGACCAGCTGGACGTGATCCACAAGTTTCGGACTGGTACCCTGAACCTTCTGGTGGCCACAAGTGTGGCAGAGGAGGGACTGGACATCCCCCGGTGCAATGTGGTGGTGCGCTATGGGCTCCTGACCAATGAGATCTCCATGGTCCAG gCAAGGGGCCGTGCCCGGGCCAGCCAAAGTGTATACTCATTTGTGGCAGCCCAAGGCAGTCGGGAGCTGCGGCGGGAGCTGACCAACGAGGCGCTGGAGACTCTGATGGAACGGGCAGTGGCTGCCATTCAGGAGATGGACCAGGCCGAGTACGAGGCCAAG ATCCGGGATCTGCAGCGGGCAGCCTTGGTCAAGCGGGCAGCCCAGGCAGTCCAGCGGGAGAGTCGGCGGCGGAAGTTCCTGGCGGAGCACGTGCAGCTCCTCTGCATCAACTGCATGGTGGTCGTGGGCTATGGGAGTGACCTGCGAAAAGTGGAGGGTGCCCACCATGTCAACGTGAACCCCAACTTCTC GATCTACTACAACATCTCCCAGAAGCCTGTGGTCATCAACAGAGTTTTCAAAGACTGGAGGCCTGGGGGTACCATTAGCTGCAGGAACTGTGGGGAG AACTGGGGTCTGCAGATGATCTACAAGTCAGTGAAGCTGCCAGTCCTCAAAGTCCGTAGCATGCTGCTGGAGACACCACAAGGGCGGGTCCAGGTCAAGAAATGGTCCCTTGTGCCCTTCTCCGTGCCTGAATTCGACTACGTGCAGCACTGTGCAAAGAAGCTGGGGGACCTCTCCCTGGACTGA
- the DHX58 gene encoding ATP-dependent RNA helicase DHX58 isoform X1 — translation MELRSYQWEVIMPALEGKNIIIWLPTGAGKTRAAAYVAKRHLETVDGAKVVVLVNRVHLVSQHCEEFRRMLDQRWTITTLSGDMGLRAGFGHLARSHDLLICTAELLQQALTSPEEEEHVELDAFSLLVVDECHHTHKDSVYNIILNRYLEHKLQRTRPLPQVLGLTASPGTGGASTLDGAIHHVLQLCANLDTWRIMSPQHYRPQLQEHSCQPCKQYDLCHRRTQDPFGDMLKELMGHIHDHLEMPELRRDFGTQTYEQQVVEKSQTAAEAGLQEQRVYMLHLRRYNDALLIHDTVRAVDALATLRDFYDRERATKTQILHAERWLLALFDDHKNQLTRLAVRGPENPKLEALEQILQKQFRSPDSPRGIIFTRTRQSAHSLLLWLQQQPGLQTVDIRAQLLIGAGNNSQSTQMTQMTQRDQLDVIHKFRTGTLNLLVATSVAEEGLDIPRCNVVVRYGLLTNEISMVQARGRARASQSVYSFVAAQGSRELRRELTNEALETLMERAVAAIQEMDQAEYEAKIRDLQRAALVKRAAQAVQRESRRRKFLAEHVQLLCINCMVVVGYGSDLRKVEGAHHVNVNPNFSIYYNISQKPVVINRVFKDWRPGGTISCRNCGENWGLQMIYKSVKLPVLKVRSMLLETPQGRVQVKKWSLVPFSVPEFDYVQHCAKKLGDLSLD, via the exons ATGGAGTTGCGATCCTACCAGTGGGAGGTGATCATGCCTGCCCTGGAGGGCAAGAATATCATCATATGGCTGCCCACGGGTGCTGGGAAGACCAGGGCAGCTGCTTATGTGGCCAAGAGGCATCTAGAGACTGTGGATGGAGCCAAGGTGGTTGTACTCGTCAACAGG GTGCATCTGGTGAGCCAGCACTGTGAGGAGTTCAGACGCATGCTGGACCAACGTTGGACCATTACGACCCTGAGCGGGGATATGGGGCTACGAGCCGGCTTTGGCCACCTGGCCCGGAGCCATGACCTGCTCATCTGCACAGCTGAGCTGCTGCAGCAGGCACTGAccagcccagaggaggaggagcatgTGGAGCTGGACG ccttctctctgctcgTGGTAGATGAGTGTCACCACACGCACAAAGACTCCGTCTACAACATCATCCTGAACCGGTATCTGGAGCATAAACTCCAGAGGACACGGCCCCTGCCACAGGTGCTGGGCCTCACAGCCTCCCCAGGCACTGGCGGGGCCTCCACGCTTGATGGGGCCATTCACCACGTTCTGCAG CTTTGTGCCAACCTGGACACATGGCGCATCATGTCACCCCAGCACTACCGCCCCCAGCTGCAGGAGCACAGCTGCCAGCCCTGCAAACAGTACGACCTCTGCCACAGGCGCACCCAG GACCCATTTGGGGACATGCTGAAGGAGCTCATGGGCCATATCCACGACCATCTGGAGATGCCTGAGTTGAGACGAGACTTCGGGACTCAGACGTACGAGCAGCAAGTGGTGGAGAAGAGCCAGACTG CGGCTGAGGCGGGACTCCAGGAGCAGCGAGTATACATGCTTCACCTGCGTCGCTATAACGACGCGCTGCTCATCCACGACACAGTCCGCGCGGTGGATGCACTGGCCACGCTGCGAGATTTCTACGACAGGGAGCGCGCCACTAAGACCCAGATCCTGCATGCCGAGCGCTGGCTGCTGGCGCTGTTTGATG ACCACAAGAATCAGCTGACCCGCCTGGCAGTTCGTGGCCCAGAAAACCCGAAACTGGAGGCGCTGGAACAGATCCTGCAGAAGCAATTCAGGAGCCCTGACAGCCCTCGGGGCATCATCTTCACCCGAACCCGCCAGAGCGCTCACTCCCTCCTGCTCTGGCTCCAGCAGCAGCCGGGCCTGCAGACAGTGGACATCAGGGCCCAGCTGTTGATTGGGGCTGGGAACAACAGCCAGAGCACTCAGATGACCCAGATGACCCAG AGGGACCAGCTGGACGTGATCCACAAGTTTCGGACTGGTACCCTGAACCTTCTGGTGGCCACAAGTGTGGCAGAGGAGGGACTGGACATCCCCCGGTGCAATGTGGTGGTGCGCTATGGGCTCCTGACCAATGAGATCTCCATGGTCCAG gCAAGGGGCCGTGCCCGGGCCAGCCAAAGTGTATACTCATTTGTGGCAGCCCAAGGCAGTCGGGAGCTGCGGCGGGAGCTGACCAACGAGGCGCTGGAGACTCTGATGGAACGGGCAGTGGCTGCCATTCAGGAGATGGACCAGGCCGAGTACGAGGCCAAG ATCCGGGATCTGCAGCGGGCAGCCTTGGTCAAGCGGGCAGCCCAGGCAGTCCAGCGGGAGAGTCGGCGGCGGAAGTTCCTGGCGGAGCACGTGCAGCTCCTCTGCATCAACTGCATGGTGGTCGTGGGCTATGGGAGTGACCTGCGAAAAGTGGAGGGTGCCCACCATGTCAACGTGAACCCCAACTTCTC GATCTACTACAACATCTCCCAGAAGCCTGTGGTCATCAACAGAGTTTTCAAAGACTGGAGGCCTGGGGGTACCATTAGCTGCAGGAACTGTGGGGAG AACTGGGGTCTGCAGATGATCTACAAGTCAGTGAAGCTGCCAGTCCTCAAAGTCCGTAGCATGCTGCTGGAGACACCACAAGGGCGGGTCCAGGTCAAGAAATGGTCCCTTGTGCCCTTCTCCGTGCCTGAATTCGACTACGTGCAGCACTGTGCAAAGAAGCTGGGGGACCTCTCCCTGGACTGA